The sequence below is a genomic window from Candidatus Methylomirabilota bacterium.
AAGTTCGCGAACCCCTATGTGGCCGCCGAGCGCGGCTACGTGGACGAGGTGATCGAGCCGAGGGACACGCGGCGGCGGCTCATCCAGGCCCTCGAGGTCCTGCACACCAAGCGCGATGCCAACCCGCCGCGCAAGCACGGGAATATTCCGCTATGACGCCCGAAGAGAAGAAGCAGCTCCCCGAAGGCAAGAAGCTCGAGGACGCGCGGCGCGCGTGGGAGGCCCGGACGCTCAAGCCCGCCCTCGACAAGACGCCCGATCGACCCAGCCTCTTCGCGGGCTCCGACGGCGCGCCCATGGAGCGGCTCTTCACCCCGGAGCACACGGCCGCTCAGGACTACGTCCGCGATCTCGGCTTTCCCGGCGAGTTCCCGTATACCCGGGGCGTCCAGCCGACCATGTTCCGTGGCCGACTCTGGACCATGCGCCAGTATGCGGGCTTCGGCTCCGCGGCCGAGACCAATCAGCGCTACCGCTACCTGCTCGGGCAGGGGCAGACTGGGCTTTCCGTCGCCTTCGACCTGCCCACGCAAATGGGCTACGACGCGGACCACGCCATGGCCCGGAGCGAGGTCGGCAAGGTCGGCGTCTCCATCGGGAGCGTGGAGGACATGGCGGAGCTCTTCGCGGGCATCCCCCTCGACCGCGTCTCGACGTCGATGACCATCAATGCCACGGCCGCCATCCTGCTCTGCCTGTACATCGCGGTGGCCGAGGGGCAGGGGATCCCCGCCGAGCAGCTCTCGGGAACGGTGCAGAACGACATCCTGAAGGAATACATCGCGCGCGGCACGTACATCTATCCCCCAGGCCCCTCCATGCGGCTCGTCACCGACATGTTCGCCTTCTGCAAGGACCGGGTGCCGCGCTGGAACACGATTTCGATTTCGGGCTACCACGTGCGCGAGGCGGGGTGCACGGCCGCGCAGGAAGTGGGCTTCACCCTCGCCAATGCCGTCGCCTATGTCACGGCGGCCCAGGCGGCGGGGCTTCGCGTGGACGAGTTCGCCCCGCAGCTGTCCTTCTTCTTCAACGCGCACAACCACCTCCTGGAGGAGATCGCGAAGTTCCGGGCGGCGCGCCGCCTGTGGGCACGCCTCATGACCGAGCGCTTCGGGGCCCGCGATCCGCGCTCGGGCATGCTGCGCTTCCACGCCCAGACGGCCGGGAGCATGCTCACGGCCCAGCAGCCCGAGAACAATATCGTCCGCGTCACCGTGCAAGCCCTCGCCGCGATTCTCGGCGGCTGCCAGTCGCTCCACACCAACTCCATGGACGAGGCGCTGGCCCTGCCCACGGAAAGCGCGGTGCGGACGGCGTTGCGCACCCAGCAGGTTCTGGCCTGCGAGTCGGGGGTGGCCGACACCGTGGATCCGCTGGGCGGCTCCTTCGCCGTGGAGGCGCTCACGCGGCGCATCGAGGAGGAGGCGGAAACCTATATCGCCAAGATCGACGGACTCGGCGGCTCCGTCAGCGCCATCGCCTTCATGCAGCGCGAGATCCAGGAGTCGGCCTACCGCTACCAACAGGAGATCGAGTCCAAGGCGCGCATCGTGGTGGGCGTCAATGACTTCGTCATGGACGAAGCGCCGCCCGGTCATCTCTTCGAAGTCAACCCGGCCGTGGGCCAGGCCATGGCCGAGCGCATCGGGCGCCTGAGAGCCGCCCGCGACGCGGCGGCCGCCGCGCGGGCCCTCGAGGCCATAGACCGGGCCGCGCGCGGACGGGACAACTTGATGCCGCTCATCCTTGCCGCGGTGCAGGCGCGGGTGACCCTCGGCGAGATCTGCGACACCCTGCGGGCCGTCTTCGGTGTCCACCAGCCGTCCGTTGTCTTTTAGGACCCTCACCCCGGCCCTCTCCCTGGAAGGGAGAGGAAGTTCGCTTTCTCAATCCCTCTCCCCTGGAGGGGGAGAGGGCAGGGTGAGGGGGTGGGTGACGACGGCACTCACCTTGCTCCTCATCACAACCATCGCGACACCGGCGCACGCCGGGGTCGCCGACCAGGTCGGCGCGACCTTTGGGCTCATGCTCCAGGACGTGGTCAGCGCCTTCCCGCCCGTCGAGGGCGTCGTCGTCCAGGTGGATGGCGAACATCTCTACATGGATCTGGCCAGGAAGAAGGGCGTGCTGCTCGGCCAGGAGTTCTCTGTCTTCCGCAAGGGAGAGGAATTCCGGCATCCGTTCAATGGCAAGGTCCTCGGCCGGTACGAGGAGATTCTGGGTTACGCGCAGGTGCAGCGCGTGGAGGAGGGCTTCTCGGAGGCGCTCTTCGTGCCCGTCGAGGGGAAGAACAGGCCCAAGCCCGAGGACGGCGTGCGCATCACGCGGGGCCGGATCAGGGTCGCGGTGGCCCCGCCCACCGATCTCACCTCGAAGCAGGCGGACTTGAGGCGCGTGGCCTTCATGTTGGCCCTGGCCATGGACCAGACCAAGCGCTTTCTGAGCGTGGACCCCAGCCAGGTCAGCGAGGTTCTCCTCAACAGCAAGACCCGCTCCGAGGAGCTCCTGGTGCGCCCGGAGCGCGCCGTGGCCCTCGGGAAGCCGCTCGAGGTGACGGGCTGGCTCGTTCCCGTCCTCCTGGAGCGGCGCGGCGTGACCTACCTCGATGTCACCTGGGTCTCGGCCGTCACGGGGGCGGCGCTCTTCTCGCGG
It includes:
- a CDS encoding methylmalonyl-CoA mutase family protein, whose product is MTPEEKKQLPEGKKLEDARRAWEARTLKPALDKTPDRPSLFAGSDGAPMERLFTPEHTAAQDYVRDLGFPGEFPYTRGVQPTMFRGRLWTMRQYAGFGSAAETNQRYRYLLGQGQTGLSVAFDLPTQMGYDADHAMARSEVGKVGVSIGSVEDMAELFAGIPLDRVSTSMTINATAAILLCLYIAVAEGQGIPAEQLSGTVQNDILKEYIARGTYIYPPGPSMRLVTDMFAFCKDRVPRWNTISISGYHVREAGCTAAQEVGFTLANAVAYVTAAQAAGLRVDEFAPQLSFFFNAHNHLLEEIAKFRAARRLWARLMTERFGARDPRSGMLRFHAQTAGSMLTAQQPENNIVRVTVQALAAILGGCQSLHTNSMDEALALPTESAVRTALRTQQVLACESGVADTVDPLGGSFAVEALTRRIEEEAETYIAKIDGLGGSVSAIAFMQREIQESAYRYQQEIESKARIVVGVNDFVMDEAPPGHLFEVNPAVGQAMAERIGRLRAARDAAAAARALEAIDRAARGRDNLMPLILAAVQARVTLGEICDTLRAVFGVHQPSVVF